A portion of the Tenacibaculum todarodis genome contains these proteins:
- a CDS encoding acyl-CoA thioesterase translates to MKNFEHSFRVRYAETDQMGVVYHGNYAQYFELGRTEWLRSLNITYKKMEENGIMLPVISLACNFKKSALYDDVLTVKTSLKKTPTVKIEFNYEITNQNNELICTGNTVLAFIDMKKNRPTRCPNYILELL, encoded by the coding sequence TTGAAGAATTTTGAACACTCATTTAGAGTACGTTATGCCGAAACAGATCAAATGGGCGTTGTTTATCATGGTAATTATGCTCAGTATTTTGAACTTGGAAGAACTGAATGGCTTCGTTCTTTAAATATTACTTATAAAAAAATGGAAGAAAATGGAATAATGCTTCCGGTAATTTCTTTGGCTTGTAATTTTAAAAAATCTGCACTTTATGATGATGTTCTTACTGTAAAGACTTCGTTAAAAAAAACACCTACAGTTAAGATTGAATTTAATTATGAAATCACAAATCAAAATAACGAACTTATTTGTACTGGAAATACTGTTTTAGCATTTATTGATATGAAAAAAAACAGACCTACTCGCTGCCCTAATTATATTTTAGAACTATTATAA
- a CDS encoding GumC family protein, which produces MVNKSNFSIEKKSASSSIDLASYFFKVLSYWKWFLLATIIAFAVAKYKNDRKIRGYSLDTVVSIKEESNPLFSTGTNLTFNWGGASDLVETVKVILRSRTHNEKVVSRLQFYTQYLVQGEYRLDDAYGKTPFKIKVDTEKPQLYNTLIKVKMLANNKVELSVDYGENFNRISLINYKKDSVSYFTPTARNYSEEFTLGDKIEKEHLNFTILPSRTGGNSEEYFVQFGSFNGVVGGYRNVNVTDVAKGSSLIRLALSGPNKNRLADYLNTSVRVLSEDKQDQKIAYAVKTKEYIDTLFIAESKSLKDIERELGKYKQQNNIYDLSAEGSKIFEETTTLEREIRGVNDNVRYLNELESYIKSHSTYNSEAIPVPASVEVSDAKITSEIADLIQKSTLRENLRSTVTANHPQVIGLEKEIATSRRILLENIVTVRSSMRSKVKTNRGRLQSYSGKLRQLPKKEQGLIKFQRNYEISEANYNYLKQKSYEAGTAIAANVSDVKVIDSAKDLGQGPVYPNTQFNYVLALMLGTMLPLFFIILKEVLDNKIHTVEEIQNNYDIPVLGVVGKNMLETDLAVFTKPKSTVAESFRALRSNIQFLFRNNAESDSSSKTLVLTSSISGEGKTMISINMATVFALSGKKTVLVGLDLRKPKIFGDFGLSNDFGVVNYLINQKSLDEVTHTTQVPNLDVILSGPIPPNPSELLLSAKADEMMAILKEKYDYVVLDTPPVGLVSDALELFKYSDAVIYVIRQNYSEKGMMKMIDEKYANKEVKNISYVLNDFSVSGSYGYGYGYGYGYGYGNSYGYHENDKPKTVFQKIKNKLNL; this is translated from the coding sequence ATGGTAAACAAATCAAACTTTTCAATAGAAAAAAAATCAGCAAGTTCTAGTATAGATTTGGCATCTTATTTTTTTAAGGTTTTGTCGTATTGGAAATGGTTTTTATTAGCAACTATAATTGCCTTTGCTGTGGCAAAATATAAGAATGATAGAAAAATTAGAGGCTATAGTTTAGATACAGTTGTTTCTATAAAGGAAGAATCTAATCCGTTGTTTTCTACAGGTACTAATTTAACCTTTAATTGGGGTGGAGCAAGCGATTTGGTAGAAACGGTAAAAGTAATTTTACGCTCTAGAACTCATAATGAAAAAGTAGTTTCTCGTCTTCAGTTTTACACGCAATATTTAGTGCAAGGAGAATATAGGTTGGATGATGCTTACGGTAAAACTCCTTTTAAAATTAAAGTAGATACAGAGAAACCGCAGTTGTACAACACTTTAATTAAAGTTAAGATGTTGGCAAATAATAAAGTTGAACTGTCTGTAGATTATGGAGAAAACTTTAATAGAATTTCTTTAATCAATTATAAAAAAGACTCAGTTTCTTATTTTACACCAACTGCTAGAAATTATTCTGAAGAGTTTACTTTGGGTGATAAGATTGAAAAAGAGCACTTAAATTTCACAATTCTTCCTTCTAGAACTGGTGGAAATTCAGAAGAGTATTTTGTTCAATTTGGAAGTTTTAACGGTGTTGTAGGTGGTTATAGAAATGTAAATGTAACTGATGTTGCAAAAGGATCTTCTTTAATTAGATTGGCACTTTCTGGACCTAATAAAAATAGGCTTGCAGATTATTTAAATACTTCAGTAAGAGTTTTATCAGAAGACAAACAGGATCAGAAAATTGCTTATGCAGTAAAAACAAAAGAATATATAGATACATTATTTATTGCTGAGTCTAAGAGTTTAAAAGATATTGAAAGAGAGTTAGGTAAATATAAGCAGCAAAATAATATTTATGATTTATCTGCTGAAGGTTCTAAGATTTTTGAAGAAACAACAACTTTAGAAAGAGAAATTAGAGGGGTAAATGATAATGTTAGGTATTTAAATGAATTAGAAAGTTACATAAAATCACATAGTACATATAATAGTGAAGCAATACCAGTTCCTGCTTCTGTGGAGGTTTCAGACGCTAAGATTACTTCAGAAATTGCAGATTTAATTCAGAAGTCTACATTAAGAGAGAATTTAAGAAGTACAGTAACAGCTAATCACCCTCAAGTAATTGGTTTGGAAAAAGAGATAGCAACTAGTCGTAGAATTTTATTGGAAAATATTGTTACGGTTCGTAGTTCTATGCGAAGTAAAGTAAAAACTAATAGAGGTAGACTGCAATCGTATAGCGGTAAATTACGTCAGTTGCCAAAAAAGGAGCAGGGTTTAATTAAGTTTCAACGTAATTATGAAATTTCGGAAGCTAATTATAACTATTTAAAACAAAAAAGTTATGAAGCCGGCACAGCAATTGCTGCTAATGTTTCTGATGTAAAAGTTATAGATTCTGCTAAAGATTTAGGACAAGGTCCTGTGTATCCAAATACGCAATTTAACTATGTTTTGGCATTAATGCTAGGAACTATGTTGCCGTTGTTTTTTATCATTTTGAAAGAAGTTTTGGATAATAAAATTCATACAGTAGAAGAGATTCAGAATAATTATGACATTCCAGTTTTAGGAGTTGTTGGTAAAAACATGCTAGAAACTGATTTGGCAGTATTTACAAAGCCAAAATCTACCGTTGCAGAATCTTTTAGAGCATTGCGTTCTAATATTCAGTTTTTATTCAGAAATAATGCAGAGTCAGATTCATCTTCTAAAACCTTGGTGTTAACGTCTTCTATTAGTGGAGAAGGTAAAACCATGATTTCTATAAATATGGCAACCGTTTTTGCTTTAAGTGGAAAAAAGACGGTTTTAGTAGGTTTGGATTTAAGAAAGCCGAAAATCTTTGGAGATTTTGGTTTGTCTAACGATTTTGGAGTGGTTAACTATTTAATCAATCAAAAAAGTTTGGATGAAGTTACGCATACAACGCAAGTGCCAAATTTAGATGTTATATTATCTGGTCCAATACCACCAAATCCATCAGAGTTATTATTGAGTGCAAAGGCTGATGAAATGATGGCGATCTTAAAAGAAAAATACGATTATGTAGTTTTAGATACGCCGCCTGTAGGTTTGGTTTCTGATGCTTTAGAATTGTTTAAATATTCTGATGCTGTTATTTATGTTATTCGTCAAAATTATTCTGAAAAAGGAATGATGAAGATGATTGATGAAAAATATGCAAACAAAGAAGTTAAGAACATTAGTTATGTTTTAAATGATTTCTCAGTAAGCGGTTCTTACGGATATGGTTATGGCTACGGTTACGGTTATGGCTACGGAAACAGTTATGGTTATCATGAAAACGATAAGCCAAAAACAGTATTTCAGAAAATTAAAAATAAATTGAACTTATAA
- the dnaA gene encoding chromosomal replication initiator protein DnaA has product MTKTANSVWNECLSFIKDNIKPQAYKTWFEPIKPVKLAGEALTIQVPSKFFYEWLEEHYIKLLRVALVRELGADAKLIYDVRMENTYSSNNPQTVKIPSSNRNPLKTQKVTVPLESKRELKNPFIIPGLQKVKIESQLNPNYNFTNFVEGDSNRLARSAGMAVANKPGGTSFNPLLIYGGVGLGKTHLGHAIGVEIKDKYPDKTVLYISSEKFTQQFIDSVKSNTRNDFIHFYQMIDVLIIDDVQFLSGKTGTQDVFFHIFNHLHQNGKQVILTSDKAPVDMQDIEQRLLSRFKWGLSAELQAPDYETRISILQNKLFRDGVEMPEEIVEYIAKNIKSNVRELEGVIISMIAQASFNRKEFTLELAKQIVDKFVKNTKKEVSIDFIQKEVSKYFDMDVATLQSKTRKRHIVQARQLAMFFAKRLTKTSLASIGNQIGQRDHATVLHACKTVDNLTETDKQFRKYVEDLRKKLTF; this is encoded by the coding sequence ATGACTAAAACTGCTAACTCAGTTTGGAATGAATGCTTGTCTTTTATAAAGGACAACATAAAACCACAAGCATATAAAACATGGTTTGAACCAATAAAACCTGTAAAATTAGCTGGTGAAGCATTAACAATACAAGTGCCAAGTAAATTTTTTTACGAGTGGTTAGAAGAGCACTATATTAAATTGTTAAGAGTTGCATTAGTTAGAGAGTTAGGTGCAGATGCAAAATTGATTTATGATGTACGTATGGAAAATACGTATAGTAGCAATAATCCACAGACAGTTAAAATACCAAGTTCTAATCGTAATCCATTAAAAACTCAAAAAGTAACAGTTCCTTTAGAATCTAAAAGGGAATTAAAAAATCCTTTTATAATTCCAGGATTGCAAAAAGTAAAAATTGAATCTCAATTAAATCCGAATTATAATTTTACAAATTTTGTTGAAGGAGATTCTAACCGTTTAGCTCGCTCTGCTGGTATGGCAGTTGCAAATAAACCAGGAGGAACTTCTTTTAATCCGTTATTAATTTACGGAGGTGTTGGTTTAGGAAAAACACATTTAGGGCACGCAATTGGTGTTGAGATAAAAGATAAATATCCAGATAAGACAGTTTTATATATTTCTTCGGAAAAATTTACACAACAATTTATAGATTCAGTAAAGTCTAATACACGTAATGACTTTATTCACTTCTATCAAATGATAGATGTTCTTATAATTGATGATGTACAGTTCTTGTCAGGTAAAACTGGAACTCAAGATGTGTTTTTCCACATATTCAATCATTTACACCAAAATGGTAAGCAGGTAATTTTAACATCAGACAAAGCACCTGTGGATATGCAAGATATAGAACAGCGTTTACTTTCTCGTTTTAAATGGGGATTGTCTGCGGAGTTACAAGCGCCAGATTACGAAACACGAATTTCTATTCTTCAAAATAAATTATTTAGAGATGGTGTAGAAATGCCAGAAGAAATAGTTGAATATATTGCTAAAAACATAAAATCTAACGTTCGTGAGCTAGAAGGTGTAATTATTTCTATGATTGCACAAGCATCTTTTAATAGAAAAGAATTTACCTTAGAATTAGCGAAACAAATTGTAGATAAGTTTGTTAAGAATACTAAGAAAGAAGTTTCAATAGACTTTATTCAGAAAGAAGTTTCTAAGTATTTTGATATGGATGTTGCTACATTGCAATCTAAAACACGTAAGCGACATATTGTACAAGCACGTCAATTAGCAATGTTTTTTGCTAAAAGATTAACTAAAACTTCGTTAGCAAGTATTGGTAACCAAATTGGTCAAAGAGACCATGCAACTGTGTTACACGCTTGTAAAACGGTTGATAATCTTACCGAAACGGATAAACAATTTAGAAAATACGTTGAGGATTTAAGAAAGAAACTTACTTTTTAA
- a CDS encoding GNAT family N-acetyltransferase, producing MQTLLGQKIKLRALEPEDLEFLFNTENNEAFWEVSHTQTPFSKFLLKQYLENAHLDIFEAKQLRLIIEEISSGKQIGMIDVFDFNPQHKRAGIGVLIAEKEQQNGFASEALELLINYCFKHLNLHQLFANITEDNAKSLALFKKHNFTQIGIKKDWILSEGNYKNEILFQLINKPFKKD from the coding sequence ATGCAAACACTTTTAGGTCAAAAAATAAAATTAAGAGCCTTAGAACCCGAAGATTTAGAGTTTCTATTCAACACAGAAAACAATGAAGCTTTTTGGGAAGTTAGTCATACGCAAACTCCTTTTTCTAAATTTTTATTGAAACAATATTTAGAAAATGCACATTTAGATATTTTTGAAGCTAAACAACTTCGCTTAATAATTGAAGAGATTAGTTCAGGCAAACAAATTGGAATGATCGATGTATTCGATTTTAATCCACAACATAAACGCGCAGGAATTGGTGTTTTAATTGCTGAAAAAGAACAACAAAACGGTTTTGCATCAGAAGCTTTAGAATTATTAATTAATTATTGTTTTAAACACTTAAATTTACATCAACTTTTTGCTAATATTACGGAAGACAACGCTAAAAGCTTAGCATTATTCAAGAAACATAATTTTACACAAATTGGCATAAAAAAAGACTGGATTTTATCCGAAGGGAATTATAAAAACGAAATCTTATTTCAACTTATCAACAAACCCTTTAAGAAGGATTAA
- a CDS encoding peptidoglycan-binding protein LysM gives MILVFIGLTNFTTTNPKESKTINKATVTNTNSVVIPLLQKDFIGFKEALAFKESQGKYNAVNSLGYLGKYQFGKTTLLRFRIYNTKAFLNTPELQEKAFIALCKVNKYILRKDIKRSVGKTINGIKITESGILAAAHLSGAGNVKKYLRSKGVNKFSDAYGATIESYLNKFKGYDVSVIQANKKATV, from the coding sequence TTGATTTTAGTTTTTATAGGTTTAACCAACTTTACTACTACTAACCCAAAAGAAAGTAAAACTATAAATAAAGCTACCGTTACAAATACAAACTCGGTGGTAATTCCTCTTTTACAAAAAGACTTTATTGGCTTTAAAGAAGCTTTAGCTTTTAAAGAATCTCAAGGAAAATACAATGCTGTAAACTCTTTAGGATATCTTGGTAAATATCAATTTGGTAAAACCACTTTACTACGTTTTAGAATTTATAATACAAAAGCATTTTTAAACACTCCAGAATTGCAAGAAAAAGCGTTTATAGCACTTTGTAAAGTAAATAAATACATTTTAAGAAAGGACATAAAACGTTCTGTAGGAAAAACCATAAACGGTATTAAAATTACAGAGTCTGGAATTTTAGCAGCCGCTCATTTAAGTGGTGCTGGAAATGTAAAAAAATACTTACGTAGTAAAGGTGTAAACAAGTTCTCTGACGCTTATGGAGCAACAATTGAATCTTATTTAAATAAATTTAAAGGATATGATGTTTCTGTTATTCAAGCAAATAAAAAAGCTACAGTTTAA
- a CDS encoding low molecular weight protein-tyrosine-phosphatase has translation MKILMVCLGNICRSPLAEGILQSKVSESIFVDSAGTAGYYEGRLPDSRSIEVAKKHGIDIANQKCRKFNVEDFDNFDLIYVMDQGNYVEVRNVSRNEKDMQKVKMILNEVYPNSNKSVPDPYFGGDSGFDNVYEMLDEACTIIVKKLQ, from the coding sequence ATGAAAATACTAATGGTTTGTTTAGGTAATATTTGTCGTTCGCCTTTGGCGGAAGGAATCCTGCAATCTAAAGTTTCCGAGAGTATTTTTGTGGATTCCGCTGGAACTGCTGGGTATTATGAAGGACGTTTGCCAGATTCTCGATCTATTGAAGTTGCTAAAAAGCACGGTATTGATATTGCGAATCAAAAATGCAGAAAATTTAATGTTGAAGATTTTGATAATTTTGATTTAATATATGTGATGGATCAAGGTAATTATGTTGAAGTAAGGAATGTTTCTAGGAATGAGAAGGATATGCAAAAGGTAAAAATGATTTTAAATGAAGTTTACCCAAATTCAAATAAAAGCGTTCCAGATCCATATTTTGGAGGAGATTCTGGATTTGATAATGTCTATGAAATGCTTGATGAAGCGTGTACTATAATTGTTAAAAAACTACAATAA
- the mltG gene encoding endolytic transglycosylase MltG: MNKKLLYGIIGFLLFAGIIGFNYYQKIFGNTITKETILFVSSKESLIDVKEKLAPFSKSPETFLWVSAKKNFSKPKPGRYVLKEGMSNNDIVNMLRIGNQAPIKIAFNNQDTVEKLAGRIAEQLETDSISLLNAFTDTSFLSKNNLSKKAAIQIYIPNSYEVYWNTSAEKFRDKMLREYKRFWNSNRLEKANKLGLTKDQVITLASIVQKETAQKSERPIVAGLYLNRLKGGWPLQADPTIIYCVKEIKGQDFVVKRVLTKDLELKSPYNTYKNTGLPPTLIAMPDVSAIDAVLNPAKHKYMYMCASVDKIGFHEFAKTLSQHNRNAAKYQRWINQRGIGR; the protein is encoded by the coding sequence ATGAATAAAAAACTTTTATACGGAATTATTGGATTCCTTTTATTTGCAGGAATTATTGGGTTTAACTACTACCAAAAAATCTTTGGTAACACCATTACAAAAGAAACTATCCTTTTTGTTAGTTCTAAGGAAAGTCTTATTGATGTAAAAGAAAAACTAGCACCTTTTTCTAAAAGTCCAGAAACATTTCTTTGGGTGTCAGCTAAAAAGAATTTCTCTAAGCCCAAACCTGGTAGATATGTACTAAAAGAAGGAATGTCTAATAACGACATCGTAAACATGTTACGCATTGGAAATCAAGCTCCAATAAAAATAGCTTTTAACAACCAAGATACAGTAGAAAAATTAGCAGGTAGAATTGCTGAACAATTAGAAACCGACTCTATTTCTTTACTGAACGCTTTTACTGATACATCTTTTTTATCAAAAAACAACTTATCTAAAAAAGCTGCTATTCAAATTTACATTCCTAATAGTTATGAGGTTTATTGGAATACTTCCGCTGAAAAATTTAGAGATAAAATGTTGCGAGAATACAAACGCTTTTGGAATTCTAATAGATTAGAAAAAGCAAATAAACTAGGCTTAACAAAAGATCAAGTTATTACATTAGCTTCTATAGTGCAAAAAGAAACTGCTCAAAAAAGCGAACGTCCAATTGTTGCTGGATTGTATTTAAACAGATTAAAAGGAGGTTGGCCGCTTCAAGCAGACCCAACTATTATCTATTGTGTTAAAGAAATTAAAGGCCAAGATTTTGTTGTAAAAAGAGTACTTACTAAAGACTTGGAATTAAAATCGCCTTATAACACTTATAAAAACACAGGCTTACCGCCAACGTTAATTGCAATGCCAGATGTTTCTGCAATAGATGCCGTTTTAAATCCTGCTAAACACAAATACATGTATATGTGCGCTAGTGTTGATAAAATTGGTTTTCATGAGTTTGCAAAAACATTATCTCAACATAATAGAAATGCCGCAAAATACCAACGATGGATTAATCAAAGAGGAATTGGAAGATAA
- a CDS encoding SAM-dependent methyltransferase, which produces MNGKLYLIPTTLGDTEPLEVMPLSVKKVVEQIDYFIVENEKSARRFIKKITPKKSQASLELMLLDKYADAFETDSYLDVCKKGINVGLLSEAGVPAVADPGATIVKLAHDNNIQVVPLVGPSSILMAIMASGMNGQSFAFNGYLPIDKSERKRAIKDLEKLSKDKNQSQIFIETPYRNEKMLADLKAALSPVTNLCIACDISLPSEYIKTYSINDWKKQKPDLHKRPAIFIIQK; this is translated from the coding sequence ATGAACGGTAAATTATATTTAATTCCTACAACTTTAGGCGATACAGAACCTTTAGAAGTAATGCCATTATCGGTAAAAAAAGTTGTTGAACAAATCGATTATTTTATTGTAGAAAATGAAAAATCTGCTCGTAGATTTATCAAAAAAATTACACCAAAAAAATCACAAGCATCTTTAGAATTGATGCTTTTAGACAAATATGCAGACGCTTTTGAAACCGATAGTTATTTAGATGTATGTAAAAAAGGAATTAATGTTGGTTTGCTTTCCGAAGCAGGAGTTCCTGCCGTTGCAGATCCAGGAGCAACTATTGTAAAGTTAGCGCATGATAATAATATTCAAGTTGTACCGTTAGTTGGGCCTTCTTCAATTTTAATGGCAATAATGGCTTCTGGTATGAATGGGCAAAGTTTTGCTTTTAATGGTTATTTACCAATTGACAAATCAGAAAGAAAAAGAGCAATTAAAGATTTAGAGAAGTTGTCTAAAGATAAAAATCAATCTCAAATCTTTATTGAAACGCCGTATAGAAATGAAAAAATGTTGGCAGATTTAAAAGCAGCTTTATCACCAGTAACTAACTTGTGTATTGCTTGCGATATTTCGCTTCCTTCAGAATATATTAAAACATATTCAATAAACGATTGGAAAAAACAAAAGCCAGATTTACATAAGCGTCCAGCAATTTTTATTATTCAGAAGTAA